The bacterium DNA segment CTCGCGGGCGACCTTCGAGGATCCGAGCGTTCGCCAGTTCTTTCCGACCCTGGCCGCGTACTCCGACTACTACGCGGCCCTGGTGGACGAGCTCGATCGCGCAAACATCGAGTTCAACCGGCCGACCCGGATCGACCTGCTCGGCGTCGAGGTCGGGCCGGAAGGGAATCTGCTCCTCTCCCTGCGCTTCACGGGGAAGAACGATCTGCCCCTGCGGTGGTGGAACGCGACCCTTCTGCGGACGGACGAGTGGAGCTGGCGCGAGGGGCGCTGGTTCGTCGTCCCGGGCAAGATCTGATCGATCCGGCCGCCGAGGGCGACGGGGAAGAGAACTTTCCTCGAACGGTAGGAAAGTACCCACACCGCACCCCGCCATGCAGTTTTCTGCGGACCGTGATCCAGGTCACAACCCTTTGAATACAGGCACTTACGGCCTCGTCGAGAAAACGCTTGCTCTGGCACGGCGATTGCTCTTAGACTGGCCGAAGCCCGAGTGATCGGGCGGACTTTCGAAAAGCCATCCATATGCTCGACGAGTTCGAGCGGGCACCCGGTTCGGTTTTTCGCGACCAGCCCGGCAGGAGTTCAGGGACCTGCCGGAACCACTGGAAGCGAGTCAGGGAGACCGAACTCTTTCCACCGCCGACCCGCCCGGTTCAACCGGACGTGGGCGCTAGGCAGGGAAGGCCCGCGCGAGTCCTCGGAGAGATCGAGGAACGATAACGTGGCCGATTCTTCTACTCGACAGCGTGCGCAGAAGGCGTGGGATTGCGACCGGGAACTGGTGGACCAGATCCTGGCCGGCAGCCGAGAGCACTTCGACCTGCTCTACGAGACCTACTTTCCGCGCGTCTACCGCTTCGCGCTCAAGCGACTCGGGGATCCGGGCGAGGCCGAGGACGTTGCTCAGGAGGTCTTCATGACCCTGATGACGGCGCTCGCGTCGTACAAGGGCGAGTCGGCGCTGCTGGTCTGGATCTTCGGGGTGACCCGGAACAAGGTGAACCGCCGCTTCCGCAAGCCGCGCCCGCGGCTCGAGCCGCTGGAAGAGGGCGGGGCGCTCGACGTGCAGGCCTTCGAGCCGCCGGCGGACGAAGCCGTCGACGCGCGACGGGTCCTGGGACGCTGCGAGCACGTGATCGCCCACGACCTGACGCCGCTCCAGCGGCGGATCTTCCACCTGAAGCACCTGCGCCAGCAGCCGATCCGCTCGATCGCGAACGCCCTCGGCAAGAGCGAGGATGCGGTCAAGGCCAACCTCTACCGCATGCGCCGCGCCATCTCTGCGGGCACCCCCGGTCTCGAGGGGCTGCTCCGCTCGTAGGCGCGAACCCTTCCCGATTCGTCCCCACCCCGGAGCGCGCCGCTCCTTCCCTCGCGCGTCGCTCCACCGCCCCGGCCGCCTCGCCGGCCCTTCGCAGCCGCCTCGAATGCTGTGAAGGGCCGGGGCCGGAGGCGCGGGCCGCCCCGTGCCCGACCCGGTCGCCGACGTGTGGCACGCAAGAGGCCGCCGGGCGCGCACCCCGCTCGAGGCGGGCGCACGGCCGGCACTCCACGCGTCCGTTTCCCGATCGCGCGCGAGCGCTCGTGCGACCGGAAACCGGCTCCGAGGGCGCATGAGCATTCGTTGACACATGTCAGTGTCTTGCGTATCTCTTGCGCATGGGCAGCCCCACCCCCATCACCCCGGGAGGCGGCCGCGAAGGCCGATCGGGGAGCGCCGAGGATCCGCCGCAGGCCCGGAACGCCCGCGCGCGAAAGCGCGCGGAGACCCGCGAGCGACTCTTCGAGATGGCGCTGCGCGAGTTCCGCGAAGTCGGCGTGGCGGCCGCGCAGATCGACCGGATCGCAAAGGCGGCGGGCGTCGCGCGGGGCACCTTCTACTTCCACTTCGCGACCAAGGACGACGTCCTGGTGGAGCTGGCGCGGCGGATCAACGCGCGGATCGCCCGGCGCGTCGCGGTTCTCGGCGAATCGAAACCGACGCTCCGCGAACTCCTGCTGCGCGTGAACGACGCGATCATGGACGAGCACAGCCGGGTCGGCGAGGCGGATCTGCTGGCCGACATGCTCGCGCTCTACGTGAGGCGTCCGATGGACGTCCACGATCCGAGTCACAACGTCCCGTCCCTCGCCGACGAGCTGGCGCGGCATCTGCGCGGCGCCGCCGAGCGGGGAGAGATGAGGACGTCCCTGCCGCCGGAGCAGGTCGCGATCGTCTTCATGAGCAGCCTCTTCGGAATCTACACCCGCGTCTCCCCGGGCGAGGCGCTCCGTGAGGCCTGCGCGGACCTGATCGAGCTCCTCGTCGAGGGGCTCGCGCCGGGGAGCTCGCCCGCGGACTGAGGTCCGGGGAGGCCCTTGTTCCCTGAGGGGCATGTGCCCGGGCGATGTCGGATCGGACAAAAAAAATGCTCCTCCGGTGACACATGCGTATGGAAGGCACCACTCTGAAATGACGTCAGCCCGAACCAAGTGCCCGCCATCGGGCCCAGGGTGAGGGCCGGCAGCGGCGGCCGACCGGGCTTCGCACGAGCGAGGCCGGCCCGGGCGGTTCACAGGTGGCTGGGAGAACGAGACGTGGCGCGCGGCAGAGTCTGGCAGGGGATTCGGGACTGGTTTCGGCCCGTCGATCGCGCGCCCCAGTCGAACGCTTCGCGGGAGGAGACTCTTCCTTCCCAGGAGGCTTCCGATTCCTCCCCGTCCCGAGCGGCTACGCAGCATCCAGGCCGCGAGAACGCCCGCGTCTTCGACCGCCATGCGACGCGGGCACGAATCGACGCCGAGGGCGGGGCAGAGGTCATCCCGTTTCCCGGCCGACACGCGGCCGAAGCGGTTCTCGACCCGGCCGATCTCGGATCCGGTCAGGAGGCCGAGCTCCTGGAGTTCCTGGCGGCGGACGTCGATCCGGTGCCGGCGGACCCGGCCTTCCGCGAGCGGCTTCGCGAAGAGCTGTGGGAGATGGTCGTCTCCGAAGGACGCCGAATGCCGGGTGACGGCAAGGATCTCTGACCGCGGTCGACCAGGCCCTGAAGAGGTGCTGAAGAGGCGCTGATCAGGGGCCTCGATGCGGGCGACCTCGGGCGGCGCGAGCCGTGGGTTCCGCAGGTGCGCGGGTGGGCCCGCGTTGCTCGGACGGCGCACGCCGATCCGCCTCCGCGCATTGCTCGGACGGCGCACGCTGATTAGCCTCCGCGCATGCGGAACCCGATCCGCCTCAAGAACCTGAGCGTGCGTTACCTGCCGCTCTACGTCGCGGGCGTGGCCCTCTTGCTGCTGCACGTTCCGAATCGCGCCGCACTCCTGGCCGCGCTTCCCCCGATCCTGTTCGGGCTGGCAGTGCGTGGTTGGGGCGCCGGGCACCTCGTGAAGAACGATGTCCTCACGACGACCGGGCCCTACGCCCATCTGCGGCACCCGCTCTACCTGGGCACGCTGCTGATCGGGACCGGATTCGCGATCGCCGTCGGCGGACTCGTCTCTCTGGCGGTGCTGGCGGTGCTGTGGCCCTGGTTCGCGTTCCACTACTTCCCGCGCAAGGAACGCGCCGAGAGCGGGCGCCTCGAGGCGCGCTACGGCGAACGGTTCGCGCGCTATCGGGCTGCGGTGCCGGCCCTCTGGCCAGCGCTGCGCCCCTGGCGCGACGACGTCGTGAACCCGCGGGCGGTCGGCTGGGGGTTCGACCGCTACTCCGACAACAACGAGCTCGGGACTCTGCTGGCGGTCGTGTTCGGGTGGCTCGTCATCTGGTGGCGGGCCGGAGCGCTCGGGTGAGGGATCCCCTGCCGGTCGTGTTGACGCGCGAGGCGCTGGCAATGCGACCCCGTTCGATTCTGAACGAAGGCGGGAGCGGCAACCCCGACGTGCTGCTCGTGGAGGGGGAGCGAGCGGATGACCCGCCCGTCGTGGTCAAGGACTACGCGCCCCGGGCCGAGTGGGTGAGGCGGTTTCTCGCGCCCTCGCTCCTGCGGCGGGAAGCGCGTGCCTATCGTCGGCTGGAGGGCGTCCCGGCGGTGCCGCGCCTGCTCGGCTGCGTCGACGAACTCGCGCTCGTCCTCGAATACCGACCGGGGCAGCTGCTCTCGCGATCGCTGCGCGGGATGCTGCCCGAGACGTTCCTGCCGGAGCTCGAGTCGGCGATCGCGGAGATGCACCGTCGCGGCGTCGTCCACCTCGACCTGCGCCATCGCAGCAACGTCCTCGCCGGCGAGGACGGGCATCCGGTCCTGATCGACTTCGCTTCGGCGCTCCGCTTCGACGTGTCGAAGCCCTGGGGACGCGCCCTCTGCGCGGCGCTCGGCCGTTTCGACCGGCGTGCCCTCGAGAAGTGGCGCGTGCGGCTGATCCCGATCCCGGAGAACGGGGATCAGTCGGTGGGAAGCTCGGCGGGCTCGCGGGGGGAGAGCCGGCCGATGTAGTGCCGGAAGCACTCGAGCGTCAGTCGCGCGTCTTCGAGGGCGCGGTGGGCGACGCCGCCCTCGCCGAGCAGGCCGGCGGTCGTCGCCGCCTGGCGAAGCGAGATCGCCCGGGCCGGCTCTCCGGCGACCAGCGACCACGAGTAGAAGAGCGTGGCCAGGTCGATCACGTGGTAATCGAAGGGGTAGGGGATCTCGCACTTCTTGAACGCGCGCTCGAGGAAGATCACGTCCATCCGCACGTTCTGGCCCGCCGGAATCACCTTCCGGTCCTTGGGCAGCATCTCCACGATCTCGGACAGGACCTGTCGCACACCCGGCGCCTCGGCCCACAGGGCTTCGTCGTAGCCGAAGATCTCCGCCGCCTCGGGCGAAATCCGTTCCGGCCGCGCCCGCACGCGCCACTGCGCTTCCGCGTACTCGTTCAGGCGCGCGTCGGTCAGAATGATCCCGACCTCGGTCAGGTCGTGGATCTCGACGTCGAGCCCCCCGAACTCGCAGTCCAGAAACGCGAAGGCAAACTCAGCACTCAACGGTTCGTTCCAATCGATCGGGGGGAGGCGGGGAGGTCGGACGGCTCGGCGAGAAGCGTTCCGGCGCGTCGGGTCCAGCTCGCTCCGCCGACATCCATGGCCCATGGCCTGAACGGAGCGCCCGCGGCGCGCGAGGCGCCGGACGCCCTCGAAGGGCGTCCGCGCCACGCGAAAAATGGCGCTCCCAACGGGACTCGAACCCGTGTTTCAGCCTTGAGAGGGCCGCGTCCTAGGCCACTAGACGATGGGAGCGCATCCGGACGGCGGCCGAGACTAGCCGGCGCCTCCGTAGGGGTCAACCCGGGGGGCGGATCGCGCTCGAACGGTTGCGCTCGTGCTGCGGGTGGGTTCGTCCGACCCGCCCTGCAGGGAAACCCGGGGAGTGACGCCCGTCGTCCGCCGGTGACGTGGAACGTCACCCTGTGTGCGGCCTCACAGGATCGTCTCGCGCGGTGATCTGCGACACGCGCCGCGGATCCCGAAGGCCCGTCTCAAGGCTGCGCCGACTCTTGCCGATCAGAGAGGCGTCGCGTGCGCTCTGGCACGCAGGTTGCTCTCCCCTGGATGGGTGGGGCGTGGGTCTTCGTTCGCAGCGACGCGAGCGACCCCACAGGGAGAAACGCATGGCACGCACGCACCAGAACCGGAATCGAGGCTTCACGCTCGTCGAGCTCATGATCGTCGTCGCGATCATCGGTGTGCTCGCTTCGGTCGCGATTCCGTCTTATCTCAACTACCAGCTCACCGCGAAGCGCTCCGAGGCGTTCGCGAATCTCGCGTCCCTCGGCAAGGCCCAGAAGGCCTACTTCGCCGAGTTCAACGACTACGTCCCCGTGGCCGCCGAGCCGAGCTTCACGCTCGGTCAGGCGCCGACGACCTTCGTTCGCGACAGCGCGTCGGTCGGCACGGCCTTCGCGACCGTCGGCTGGGTCCCGGAAGGCGACGTCTTCTTCGACTACGACACCGCGACGCCGGCCGACCCGTTGACGGGGGCGTGCACCTGCACCGAGGCGTGCTTCACGGCGACCGCCTACGGCAACCTCGATGGCGACGCGTCGCTCTCGGTCCTGCTCTACACCCATCCCGACCGCCTCGGCGGCTTCTGCGAGACGGGGCAGGGCGGCAACCAGACGCCGCCCTTCGAGAGCGGGTCACGCATGTTCGACCAGGTCGCGCGGGTCCTCGTCGCGGACGACTACTAGTCGCGTCGACCGGGTGGAGGGCGCCTGGTTCGGCGCCCCCGCTTCGCGTCCACCGCCTTCGGAGTCCTGAGGGGTGTCGTCCAAAGCGTTCCAGATCCTCGCGATGCTCGGCTTCGTGTTCCTCACGGGCTGGGCGCACGCGCGCGTGCCGCTCGAGACGCGCGCGGATCGGGGCGAGGACTTCGTGCCGGCGCCGGCCGCCGTCGACGCGGCGAGCCTCGGCTTCGATGCGCTGCTGGCCGACTACTACTGGCTCCAGGCCGTGCAGGTCGCCGGGTCCCAGCAGGCCGTCGACGAGCGGGTCGCGCGTCACCTCGGTCGGCTCGTGGACGTCGTGACGACGCTGAATCCGCACGTCGGACATCCCTATCGCTTCGCCGCGGTCTGGATGACGCATTCCCGGGCACAGGTCCTCGAGGCCAACCGGCTGCTCGAGCGCGCCATCGCGTTCCATCCCGACGACTGGCGCAATCATTTCTACCTGGGCTTCAACCACTTCTACTATCTCGGCAACTATCCGGCCGCAGCCGACGCGCTCGAAGCCGCGATGGACCTCGAAGGGTCCCCCGGCTACCTGCCGCGCCTGGTCGCGCGCCTCAAGAGTCAGACCGGGGACATCGAGGTCGCCGAAGTCTTCCTCCGCCAGATGCTCGCCGGCACCGACGACCCGCAGGAGCGGGTGAAGTACGAGACCGGCCTCGACGAGATCGAGATCGAGCACAAGGCGCGCTTCCTGGACCGGGCGCGCGCGGCCTATCGGGCGCTCACCGGTCGCGACATCGAGCGGGTCGAGGACCTCGTGACCGGACCGCATCGCGTGATCGAGCAGCTCCCGGATCCGGAGCCCGAGGCGATCCCGGCGCCGCTGCGCCGCGGCTCGGTCTGGCAGATCGAAGACGACCGCATCGTCTCCAGCTATCTCGGGGCGCGATACGAGGTCCACTACTCGCACTACGGCGGACAGGAAGGCGCGCTCTTCGGCGAAGAGACGAATCGCCCGGAGGCGTCCGCCCCGGAAGACGACGTCAGGGAACACGCAGAAGGAGAAGGTGCGTG contains these protein-coding regions:
- a CDS encoding RNA polymerase sigma factor, which codes for MADSSTRQRAQKAWDCDRELVDQILAGSREHFDLLYETYFPRVYRFALKRLGDPGEAEDVAQEVFMTLMTALASYKGESALLVWIFGVTRNKVNRRFRKPRPRLEPLEEGGALDVQAFEPPADEAVDARRVLGRCEHVIAHDLTPLQRRIFHLKHLRQQPIRSIANALGKSEDAVKANLYRMRRAISAGTPGLEGLLRS
- a CDS encoding TetR/AcrR family transcriptional regulator, translating into MGSPTPITPGGGREGRSGSAEDPPQARNARARKRAETRERLFEMALREFREVGVAAAQIDRIAKAAGVARGTFYFHFATKDDVLVELARRINARIARRVAVLGESKPTLRELLLRVNDAIMDEHSRVGEADLLADMLALYVRRPMDVHDPSHNVPSLADELARHLRGAAERGEMRTSLPPEQVAIVFMSSLFGIYTRVSPGEALREACADLIELLVEGLAPGSSPAD
- a CDS encoding 3'-5' exonuclease — encoded protein: MSAEFAFAFLDCEFGGLDVEIHDLTEVGIILTDARLNEYAEAQWRVRARPERISPEAAEIFGYDEALWAEAPGVRQVLSEIVEMLPKDRKVIPAGQNVRMDVIFLERAFKKCEIPYPFDYHVIDLATLFYSWSLVAGEPARAISLRQAATTAGLLGEGGVAHRALEDARLTLECFRHYIGRLSPREPAELPTD